From the Kribbella sp. CA-293567 genome, the window CGGATTCGTCAGCTGTGGATAACCCTCAGAAGAGCGTGGGCGGCTCGGCCGGTGCCGTCAGAGGTGCCGGCAACTCCGCGAGCTCCGGCACCAGAGCGCGGACGTCGTCGTAGAAACGTCGTGCGAGCGCAAGCGCCTCGACGTTGTCGGGCGTGTGCAGGAAGACGGTCGGCGACCGGCCCTCACGCAGCCAGACGGCGGTCTGCTCCGCGAGGTACTGCCAGCCCTTGATCGTGACGGACACATCGTCCCGGCCGATGTACCGCACGATCGGGAACTCCGTCAGCGCCCGAGTACGCCGAGGCAGCCGCGGCTTCTTCATCCACGCCTCCCGCTCGCCGTAACTGTCGGCAGGAGTCTCGAACAGAGTCACGGTGTCGAAGGGAACCCACTCGGCTCCGGCCCGCCCGAGGATCTGCTCGAGCTGCTGCGTCCACCGAGCCTCTTCGAAGAACGCCGGATGCCGCACCTCGACCGCATACCGGAAGGCCGACGGCGCTCGGTGCAGGAAGGCGGCCAGCGAGCCCAGTTCGTTCGGTGAGAACGAGGCCGGCAACTGGATCCACAGAGCATGCGCCCGCGAACCGAGCGGCCGCATCGCGTGCAGGAAGGTCCGCAGCTCGGCATCGGCGGCGTCGTGCAACCGCAGGTCGTGGGTGATCGTCTTCGGCAGCTTCAGCACGAACCGGAAGCCGGGCGCCACCTGATCGGCCCACATCTGCACGGTCGCGCGGGCCGGCGTCGCGTAGAAGGTGGTGTTGCCCTCGACCGCGTTGCACCAGGTCGCGTACGCCTCCAGGCGCTCGGAGGACGGCAACGGATGCGGCAGGAACCGCCCGTTCCACGGCGCGTGCGTCCACATCGCGCACCCCACATGCAGCCGCATGACCCGGAACGCTACCGATCACCACCGACAGAACGCACCAGGGCCCCGCGACCCGGGAAGGGTCGCGGGGCCCGCAGTACCGGAGTACCTGGGTCAGCGCTCGATCTCGCCCTTGATGAACTTCTCCACCAGGTCACGGCAGACGTCGTCGGCGTACTGCTCCGGCGGCGACTTCATGAAGTACGACGAGGCGGACAGGATCGGGCCGCCGATGCCGCGGTCCTTGGCGATCTTCACCGCGCGGATCGCGTCGATGATGATGCCGGCCGAGTTCGGCGAGTCCCACACCTCGAGCTTGTACTCCAGCGACAGCGGGACGTCGCCGAAGTTGCGGCCCTCGAGCCGGATGAAGGCCCACTTGCGGTCGTCCAGCCAGGCCACGTAGTCCGACGGGCCGATGTGCACGTTGCGCGGGTCGATGTCGTCGACCAGCTGCGAGGTGACGGACTGGGTCTTGCTGATCTTCTTCGACTCCAGCCGGTCGCGCTCCAGCATGTTCTTGAAGTCCATGTTGCCGCCGACGTTCAGCTGGTAGGTCCGGTCGACGGTGACGCCGCGGTCCTCGAACAGCTTGGCCAGCACGCGGTGCGTGATGGTGGCGCCGATCTGCGACTTGATGTCGTCGCCGATGATCGGGACACCCGCGGCGGTGAACTTGTCCGCCCACTCCTTGGTGCCGGCGATGAACACGGGCAGCGCGTTGACGAACGCGACGTTCGCGTCGATCGCGCACTGGGCGTAGAACTTCGCGGCCTGCTCCGAACCGACCGGCAGGTAGCAGACGAGTACGTCGACCTGCGCCTCACGCAGGGCGGCGACGACGTCGACCGGCGACGCGTCGGACTCGGTGATCGTCTCGCGGTAGTACTTGCCGAGACCGTCCAGCGTGTGACCGCGCTGCACCGTGACACCGCTCGGCGGCACGTCGCAGATCTTGATCGTGTTGTTCTCGCTGGCGCCGATCGCGTCGGCGAGGTCGAGGCCGACCTTCTTGCCGTCCACGTCGAACGCGGCGACGAACTCGACGTCGCGGACGTGGTACTCGCCGAACTGGACGTGCATCAGACCGGGAACGCGCTCGTCGGGCTTCGCGTCGCGGTAGTAGTGCACGCCCTGGACGAGCGAGCTGGCGCAGTTGCCGACACCGACGATCGCTACGCGGATCGAGGTCATCTGGAACTCCTTAGTTGGGGGGTGGTACAGGCGGTTGGTGCTCTTCGGGGGTCCGCTGCCGGCTGCGTTCGCCGTCGATCAGCTCGTTCAGCCAGCGGACCTCTCGCTCGGCCGACTCCAGGCCGTGCCGTTGCAGCTCGAGGGTGTACGTGTCGACCCGCTCCGCGGTCCGGCTCATCGCGGCCCGGAAGTTGGCCAGCCGCTCCTCCATCCGGGCCCGTCGGCCCTCGAGGATGCGCAACCGGGTGGCCGGGTCGGTCCGGCCGAAGAACGAGAACCGGACGCCGAACGTGTCGTCCTCCCACGCCGACGGACCGGCGTCGTGCATCGCGCTGGCGAAGTGGTCCTTGCCGTCGGCCGTGATCGTGTAAACGATCTTCTGTCTCCGCCCGGCGTCCGGCGTACCGGCGTCGGCGGAGATCAGTCCGTTGCGGAGCATCGCCTTCAGGCACGGGTAGAGCGACCCGAACGACAACACGCGTCCCCACCCGAACTGGGCGTTGACGCGCTTGCGGAGCTCGTAACCGTGCATCGGCGCTTCGTGCAACAGGCCGAGTACGGCGAGTTCCAGGACCCCACTGCGGTTTCCCATGACCCACCTCCCTCGACCATTTTGTCATGGCTATGTCATGACCTGATGTATCGAGTTGATACATCGCTCCGCCACTGTAAGCACGAGTCCGCCGGTGGACAACTCCTGACAAAGGCGGGCTTTGTCAGGTACATCACGACGCGCTGAACGAAAAACCTGTTACGTCAGACGCTGAGCTGCGTTAATCAGCTGACACAGCGTCGTGGGTCAGGAGCGGAGGGTCATGGCGGACAGCCATGGGAAGCACGCGAAGCACAGCACCGAGGGCGAGGGCCCGTTGGCCCGGACCGCGTTGCGCTTCACCGCCTTCACCGAGAAGTGGTTGCCGGACGCGTTCGGCTTCGTCCTGGTCGGCACGTTCCTGGTCTTCGTCTTCGGCCTGGTCACCGGCGAGCCGCTGCTGAAACGGCCGGACGACCCGGCGGCGACCAACGGGTTCGGCCTGATCGACGCCTGGGGTCTCGGCTTCTGGAGCCTGATCACCTTCACGCTGCAGATGGCGATGATCATCATCGGCGGGTACGCCGTGGCCACCAGCGGCCCGGTCGCGCGGCTGATCACCCGGCTCGCGCGAATCCCCAGGTCACCCCGTACGGCGGTCGCCTTCGTCGCGGCGGTCGCCATGCTGGCGTCGTACCTGAACTGGGCGTTCAGCCTGATCTTCGCCGCCATCCTGGCCCGTGAGGTCGCCCGCAACGTGCCGAAGGCCGACTACCGGGCGCTGGGCGCGATGGCGTTCCTGGGGCTCGGCACGGTCTGGGCGCAGGGTTTGTCCGGCTCGGCGGCCCTGCAGGTCGCCAGTGCGAGCAGCAGCCCCGCCCCTGTGCAGGAGGTGATCCGGGAAGGCGGTCGCGCCTCCGGACTGATTCCGCTCAGCGAAACGATCTTCACCTGGCAGGCGCTCCTCGCCACCCTCTTCGTGTACGTCGTGGGCGTGGCGATGGCGTGGTTCGTCGCGCCGGGCGAGGACAACGCCAAGACGGCGGAGGACCTCGGGATCGAGCTGCGGCCGCTGATCGGCCGTGGTTCGCCCTACAACGGACAGCGGGACAACGGCCAGCGGGTGGACGGCGCCGAGGACGAGAAGCGCCGGCCGGGTGACTGGCTGGAGCACTCGCCGCTGTTCAGCCTGCTGGTGGTGCTGCTCGGCTCGATCTACCTGCTCCGGTACTTCGACGGCAAGAGCTTCTTCAACGCGCTCGACCTGAACACGGTGAACCTGATCCTGTTCCTGCTCGCCATGCTGCTGCACTGGCGGCCCTGGCGGATGGCCCGGGCGGTGCGGGACGGCGCACCGGCGGCGGCCGGCGTACTGCTGCAGTTCCCGTTGTACGGCGGCATCTTCGGCATGATCGCGTACACCGGGATCTCCGCCCGGCTGGCCGGGTGGCTGGTCCAGGCGAGCAGTCAGTTCTTCTTCCCGCCCCTGGTGGCGATCTACTCCTGCATCCTCGGCGTGTTCGTGCCCAGCGGCGGCAGCAAGTGGGTGATCGAGGCGCCGTACGTGCTGGACGCGGCGAACCAGCTCAAGGTGGACGCGGGCTGGATGGTGGTCGTCTACGACCTCGGCGAGGCGAGCGCCAACCTGCTGCAGCCGTTCTGGATGCTGCCGACGCTGGCCGTCCTCGGGCTCAAGGCGCGCGACATCATGGGCTACACGTTCACCATGTTCCTCGCCTGCTTCCCGGCGGCCCTGATCGCCGTGACGCTGCTGGCACCCCACGTGACGGGCTGATGCCGGCCTGACCGCCGGGACGGCTACGATCCAGGCGGAATAGGGTCCGTTACCACATCCGCCGTACTCTGGGTCGCAATGACTTCAGCGAGATCGTCGAGGATTGCACTGTGAGTGAAGCTCGTAGGAAGGCCCCCACCCGCGCGGTACGCCGAAAGAAACACTGGGCGCTGCGGGTACTGGGCTGGATGCTCGCGTTGGGCTTCCTCGGGGTGATCGGTGCCGTGGCCACTTTCTTCATCGGTTACCAGACCACGGACATCCCGGACCCGAACAAGGAGTTCGCGACCAACACGACGCAGGTCACGTACTCCGACGGCAAGCAACCGTTGGGCACGTTCTTCGAGCAGAACCGGCGCTCGGTGCCGTTGGCGGAGATTCCGAAGTACGTCCAGGACGCCGTGATCGCGGCCGAGGACCGGACCTTCTGGACGAACCCCGGCATCTCGCCGTCGGGGATGGCGCGGGCCGCCTTCAACATCGTGCGCGGTAAGCAACTGCAGGGTGGCTCGACGATCACCCAGCAGTACGTGAAGATCATGTACCTGAACCAGGAGCGGACCTTCTCGCGGAAGTTCTCCGAGCTCTTCATCGCCACCAAGCTGAGCCGTTCGCAGGACAAGAAAGAGATCCTCGAGGGCTACCTGAACACGATCTACTTCGGTGAGGGCGCGTACGGCATCGCCGCCGCGGGTGACGCCTACTTCCAGGTCAAGGACCCGAAGAACCTGAGTCCCCAGCAGGCCGCGTTCCTGGCGACGGTGCTGAACAACCCGACCCGGTTCGACCCGGACAACCCGGCGGCGCAGAAGCGGATCATCGAGCGGTACCAGTACGTCATCGACGGGATGCGGCAGACCGGCTCGATCACCGAGGCGAAGGCGGCGCAGTACAGTGCGCGGCTGCCCAAGATCAACAAGCGGCAGAAGAGCAGCCGGTACAAGGGCTGGCAGGGTTTCCTCCTCGACATGACGCGCAAGGAGCTGGCCAAGGAGGGCTTCACCGACGACCAGATCGACGGTGGCGGCCTGCAGGTCCGGACGACCTTCGACTACGGACTCCAGAAGAACGCCGTCGCGGCCGTTTTCAGCGACAAGCAACCGGGCAGCGCGGCCAACCTGCATGTCGGCCTTGCCTCGGTCCGCCCGCAGACCGGTGAGCTGGTCGCGATGGTCGGTGGACCGGACTTCCTGAAGAGCCAGATCAACTGGGCCACTTCGAAGGCCAGGCCCGGTTCGTCGTTCAAGCCGTTCGCGGTGGCGGCGGCGCTCAAGGACGGCAAGACCCTCGAGGACACCTTCGAAGGCGACGGGCCGATCGAGATCCGGGGCGGCAAGTACGACAACGAGCTGAGTGAGGACTACGGCCGGGTCAGCCTGCTGCGGGCCACCGAGATGTCCGTCAACACGGCGTTCTACGACCTGGTCGACCGGCAGATGGAGGGCGGGCCCGGCAAGGTGGTCGAGATGGCCGAAGCGGCCGGCATCCCGAAGATCCCGGCCTCCGACCGCGACGCGCCCGCGCTGGTCCTCGGTCCGAACGCGTACGCGTCGCCGGTGGACATGGCCGGGGCGTACTCGACCTTCGCGGCGGACGGCAAACGCGTCCCCGTGCACGTGATCAGTGAGGTCAGGGACCAGACCGGCAAGGTGGTCTGGGCGGCGAAGTCGAAGTACAAGCAGGTCCAGGCGATCGAGGCGGAGATCGCCAAGACGACCAGCTACGCGATGCAGCAGGTCGTGGAGGACAAGAACGGCACCGGAAACCGGGCGCAGGAGCTCGGCCGGCCGGCCGCGGGCAAGACCGGTACGGCCGGTGGTATCTCCGTCGATCACCGCCGGGCGAACGCCAAGTGCAAGTGCAAGCAGTTCAAGGACGGCTCGGACACGCTGACCTCCTGGTGGGTCGGCTACACGCCCCAGTTGTCGACCGCGGTGCTGTACCGCGCCGGCAAGGAGGGTGAGTCCGACCTCGACCCGTTCAGCGACGACCCCGCCTTCTTCGGTGGCAACTACCCGACCAAGACCTGGGTCGACTTCATGAAACCGTCGATGGAGGACCTGCCCGAGGAGCCGTTCTCGGAGCCGTCGGAGGAGAACATGGGTACGCCGACCCCGACGTACACCCCGCCGCCGAAGACGGCCACGCCGCCGAAGAGCAGCACGCCTCCGCCGCCGGCCAGCACGCCGCCTCCCTCCAGCACGCCGCCGCCCCCGCCGAGTTCACCGCCGCCGTCGTCGCCGTCTCCGTCGGACACCCCGACGAAGACCAAGCCTCCCAAGCCGACGTTCCCGACGCTTCCGACCAGACCGACGGATCCACCGGGAACACCGGACGACCCGGACAATCAGTAGCTCCAGGAGACGGCACCCCGACCGGGGTGCCGTCTCCTGCATTCGGGTGAGGTGAGGGGATGAGGCCGGTGCGAGGGCGGACGGTCGCGCTGTACGGCTGTGGGGTCGTGCTGGCCGGTGCGCTGATCTACGGGTTCTTCCTCGCCTCCGCGTACTCGCCGATCCAGCCCGCGAGTGAGGCTTGCGCGACCGCGCGGGGTGGACTCAACCGGGACTTCGGTGGGATGCCGACGAGGACGCCGGGGGCGTTTCCGGTCAGCTCGGTGTGCCGGTGGCCGGAGACGGGGGAAGAGCTGGAGCTGGTGTCTCGCAACGTGACCGTCCTGCCGTTGGTGGTCATCGGGCTCGGGCTGGTGATGGTGCTCGGCGGTGCAGTGGTGTGGCGGCGAGCGAAGGGCGCCGGCGAGCCTCAGCGGTGAGGCGTCTCGTTCGACTGGGAAATGTGGATGGGGCACGATGGGGGTGTGAGGGCGCCTGGACAGAATGCTGCGTGGCGGTGGAGCCGCGCGCAGAAACGGGCGTCTGGTGGTTGCTGAGCGGTCGGCTCCGGAGGAGCAGCCGCGGCGGGCTCGGCGGGCCAAGGACGGAGCCGCGGTCGGGATTCGGTGGCGGCCTGAGCTGGTGGTGCGGGAGACGCTCGGGTGGTGGTTGGTCACCCGGATCGGAATCTTCGTGCTGTCGGTGTCGGCGCCGTTGTTGTTCAACCGGGGGAGCGAATACCCCAACGTGTGGCGTGCTTGGTTGCAGTGGGACGTCTGGCACTTCAAGGCGATCGCGGACTTCGGCTACAACCAGGGTGAGCCGTCCGGGGCTCCGCTCGCGGCGTTCTTCCCGGGGCTGCCCTATCTGATGCGGGTGGTCGGCTGGACCGGGATCGGTCCGGTCGCGGGTGGCGTGGTGATCTCGCTGGTGGCCAGCGCCGTCGCGGGGGTCTACCTCGCCAAGCTGGCGCAGCACGAGTTTCCCCAGCTCAGTGAGCTAGGGCCGAAGGCGGCGCTGATCTGGTTCGCGGCTCCGGTCGGGGTGTTCCTCGCGGCGCCGTACACGGAGGCGTTGTTCTGCGCGTTCGCCTTCCCCGGCTGGCTCGCGGCGCGGCAGGGCAGGTGGGCGCGGGCCGCCCTCTTCGTCATGCTGGCGTCGACGGTCCGGGTCTCGGGGCTGTTCCTGATCTTCGCGCTCGGCGTCGAGTTCCTGACCTCGAAGAAGCGCGACTGGTACTCCGTACCGTGGCTGGCGCTGCCGCTCGTCCCGGTGCTCGGGTTCATGGCCTACCTGAAGCAGATCCACGGCTCCTGGTTCGCCTGGCAGGAAGCGCAGGACAAGGGCTGGGCCCGCGAGTTCACTGCGCCGTGGGTCTCGCTGATGCACACCGTCGAGGCCGCGACGAAGGGCCACTTCGCGGCGGATCGCAGCGACTGGACCTGGATGTTCCGGGCCGAGCTGGTGACGTTGCTGATCGGCCTGCTGGTGCTGCTGTGGCTGGTCCGGCGGCACTCCTGGGGCGAGGCGGCCTGGGTGGCCAGCACGATCGCGGCGTTCGTCACCTCGTTCTGGATCTACTCGCTGACCCGCGCCACCCTGCTGTGGTGGCCACTGTGGATCGGCCTGGCGGTGCTGCTGCACCGAAGACCCTGGCTGGGCCGCCTCTACCTGGCGGTGGCGATACCCCTGGCAGCCATCTGGGCCGCCGCCTTCTTCACCGGCCGCTGGACCGGCTGAGCACCGGGCGCTGAGCGACCCGGGGAGAGCTGAGTAGTTGTGCTCACGCGGACGCCGAGCAAGCTCACCTACCGTCAGTCGTATGACGGACGAAGCGAGTGGTAGCGAGCGGCTGACCGGACAAGTCAGGTGCTTCGCGGGGGCACTTGCCGTTGGACTGTTGGTCGCAGTGGCGGCCGGGCTGATCGGTACGTCGGTCTACGAGGCCCGTTGTGCTCCGGACGACGAATGCTGGGCGCTGCTGGCGGGACTCTTCACCGCGCTGATCGCCGGATCGGTCGCCGCCGCGATCACCGCCATCGTGCTGGCCGTGCGGTTGCAGATCGGAGTGGCGTTCGGGGTGGGAGCCGGCATCGCGTTCCTGCTGACCGCCGGCGCGAACCTCTGGTGGGCCCAGTGGGGCTGGGCGCCTCTCCTGTACTTCGGTGCAGCACTCGCTCTGGTCGTCGGCTTCACGCTCAGCCAGGCAGCGGGTGGCTGGGAGCGGCCGAAACCGATCGCGGTCCTGGTGCTGGCCGCCGTCCTCGGCGTCGCCACCGTCCCGCTGGTCAAGGAGCTCAACGACGTCCGCCAGGCGCAGCGCGGGATCGCGAGCCTGGTCGAGCGGCCGCTTCAGCCCGAACTGGCCGGCACGGACCTGTGGGCCGTCGGCTACGGGACGACCGGTGTGACGTACGCCGTACTGGAGCCGGCGAGTAGTGATGGCACCAGAAGCGCCGACATCGACATCACCCTCCGGAAGCTGCCGTCGTCGTCGGCGCCGTGCACCGGCTTCACCGATCTCGCCCCGGCCAGTACGACGAAGAGCTGCGTGGAAATCCAGCCTGGGATCTGGCGAGGTCTGGACGGAGTCAAGGCCCACGCCTGGGTCCGCGGTGAAGGCGACCAGTGGGCGCACGTGTCGGCCAACCACTATGTGGGCGACGGCAGCCGGCAGAACGCGCGGGTCGAGGAGGTCGCGCGGTCGCTCGAGCCCGGCTCGGCCTGGCCGCTCGCGGCGGCTGCCGCGGAGTGTGGATTCTGCACGCCGCTCGCCTGAACGTCCACGATGTGGACAGTTTCGGCCCAAGGCAACCTAACCGCGGCCTTGCTCGTCAGTACTGGTGTTGGGGTGGCAGGCCGGGCGGGGTCGCCACCCCTCCATAAGTTTCCGGCCGGCAGGCCGTAGGTGTCCGGCGGAACCTCTCAGGGGCAGGTTCCGCCGGAAATTTTTTTGCCCTTTTCGACCGCGAGGAACACGGCGCCGCACCGGTCGGGCCGGTGCGGCGCCGTACTTCAACTCAGCCGTAGTTCCGATCGATGGACTGCGACGGCGTCGGGCTCGGCTTGGTCCGGGCGACCCGCTGCTCGCTCGGGTGCGTCCCGGCCTCGATGCCCTTCACGGTGCCGAGCAGTTCCAGCTCGGACAGCGTCACGCCGGTGGCCCCGGCCGCCGGCGTCAGCACCAGCCGGTACTGCGTGTAGGCCTTCGGCGAAGCAACGCTGAACGACCTCGTGTACGCCGGGAACGCCCACTCCTGGCCGCTCCGCTTGTCCACCTCGGCCCACGTCGTCCCGTCGTTCGACCCCTCCAGCGTCCAGCCCGCGGGCGCCGTACCGGTGGTTCCGCTGGTCAGCGTGTACATCGTGACCGGCCGGCCCTGCTGCAACTGAACCGTCACGGTCGGAGCGGCGCCGGTCAGCGTGACCTGCTTCTTCGAGTCGTTGTCGGTCAGCGCGGTGACATCCACCCCGCCGGCCGCCACGACCGCGCCGGTGTCCTCGGTCGAGTCGCGCCACGTCTTCGGGTCCTCGCCCGGAGTCGTCAGCGACGGCGGAGCATCGTCGCTGCCGGTGCCCCAGGCCGACGGCTTGTCCGTCATCTCGAACTCGATCTTGCCGCCGTTGCCGATCAGGTCGTGCGGCAGGTTGGTCGAGGTCCAGGCCTTGCCGTTGACCTTGACGCTCTTCACGTACTTGTTCGTGGCGCTGTTGTTCGGCGCGACGACGGTCAGCTTCTTCCCGCCGGGCAGCCGGACCGCGGCCCGGGTGAACAGCGGCGCCCCGATCGCGTACGACGGCGAGCCGACCTGCAGCGGGTAGAACCCGAGCATGCTGAACAGGTACCAGGCCGACATCTCGCCGTTGTCCTCGTCGCCCGGGTATCCCTGGCCGATCTCGGACCCCAGGTAGAGCCGGTCCAGCACCTCGCGGACCTTCTCCTGTGTCTTGGCCGGCTGCCCGGCGAAGGCGTACATGTACGCGATGTGGTGCGACGGCTGGTTGCTGTGGCCGTACTGGCCCATCCGGACGTCCCGCGCCTCGAGCATCTCGTGGATCGTGCCGCCGTAGCCGCCGGTGTGCAGCGCGTCCTCCGGGGTGGTGAAGAACTCGTCGAGCTTCTTGCCCAGACCCTCGCGACCGCCGTACAGCGCGGCCAGGCCGGCGCCGTCCTGCGGAGTGGAGAAGGCCATGTTCCAGGCGTTGGTCTCGGTGTAGTCGTGACCCCAGTCGCGCGGGTCGAAGGTGCTCGGCGAGTGGCCCCAGACGCCGTCCGGGCCCTTGCCCTGGAAGAAGTTCAGCGCCGGGTCGAACAGCGTCACGTAGTTCCGCGCGCGGTTCAGGTAGTAGTCGTAATTGTCCTTGTACTCCTGCTTGCGCGGGTCGTCGCTCTTTGCCGCGTCGTACAGCGCCTTGGACATGTTGGCGATGCCGTAGTCGTTGATGTAGCCGTCCATCGACCAGCTGAAGCCCTCACCGGTGGTGTTGGCCGTGTAGCCGTTGAACACCGAGCGGTCGAGACCCTTGCGGCCGACGTTGTCCGTCGGCGGACGGGCGGCCGCGTTCTTTAGTGCCGCGTCGTACGCCGCCTGGACGTCGATGCCCTTGATCCCCTTCAGGTAGGCATCAGCGAAGGCGACGTCCGAGCTGGTGCCGACCATCAGGTTGGCGTAGCCCGGCGAGGACCAGCGGGAGATCCAGCCGCCGTCCTTGTACTGCTGGACGAACCCGTTGACCAGGTCGGCGGCCGTGTCCTGCGCGAACAGGCTGTACGCCGGCCATACGGTCCGGTAGGTGTCCCAGAACCCGTTGTTCACATAGGTCTGGCCGGCCACGATCTTCGAGCCGGTCTTGGTGGGAGTGTCGGTCCCGACCTTCGGTGAGGTCGGCGACGCGTAGGTGATCACCGGCTTGCTCGCCGTACCGGTGTTCTCCGAGCCGTTGTTCGGGTAGAGGAACAGCCGGTACAGGTTGCCGTAGATGGTCATCAGCTGGTCGGTGGTGGCGCCGTCGACCTCGATGGTGCCGAGCTTGGCGTCCCACGCGTTCTGGGCGGCGTTGCGGACCTTCTCGAACCGGCTGCTCGCAGGCAGTTCCAGTTCGAGGTTCTTCTTCGCCTGCTCGGTGCCGATCAGCGAGGTGGCCAGCCGGAGCTGGACCTGCTTGACCTTGGGGTCGAAGGAGAAGTACCCGCCGACATTGGCGCCGCCACCGTCGGAAAGCTTGCCGCTGGCAACGACCTTCTGGTCGACGACGCCGTACACGAACAGCCGGCCCGCGCCGGTGGACAGCCCGCTCTTCACGTCGCTGTAGCCGGTGACCACGCCGGTCGCCGGGTCCAGCGTCAGGCCGCCGAGGTTGCTGGTGTTGTCGAAGATCAGCTTCGCCCGGCCGGCCGGGAACGAGAACCGCAGCATCGCCGCGTGGTCGGTCGGGGTCAGCTCGGCCGCGTTGCCGTTGTCGAAGGTGACGCCGTAGTAGTGCGGCCGGGCGATCTCGTTGTCGTGGCTGAACGCCCAGGCCCGCGCCTTGCGGTTCGCGGTCGGCGTCTCGGCCGTCGACGGCATCACCTGGAAGGTCTGCCGGTCACCCATCCACGGGCTCGGCTCGTGGCTGATCGAGAACGCCTGGATCTCCGGCTTGTTCTGGTCGTTGTTGCCCTTGGCGTAGTCGTACAGCCAGGACGTCGAACCCGCGTTCGTCACCGGCGTCCAGAAGTTGAAGCCGTGCGGTACGGCGGTCGCCGGGAAGTTGTTGCCCCGGGAGAAGCCGCCGGTGGAGTTGGTGCCGCGGGTGGTGGCCACCAGGTCCGACGGGTGGTGCCGGGCGGTCAGCTGCGAGGCGGCGTCCGTGGTGGTCGCCTTGCTGATCCGGAGGTCGTCGATCCAGCCGCGGAAGTCCGCCGGGCCGGATGCCTTGTCGTAGCCGACCAGGATCCGCTTGACCGTCTTGCCGGCCGCGACCTTGCCCAGGTCGGCCTCGACGTTGTTCCACTGGTTCGTGGACAGTCCCTTGGCGTCGCCCTGTCCGCGCGGGCTGAGCTCGAAGCCGTGGTGGTCCTTGGCCTTCAGGTCGCTCAGGTAGGTGCCGTCGGAGAAGGCCAGGTCGACCGCCGCGAAGGTGCTCGGATAGCTCAGGTCACCCTCGACGTGCTCGGGGAAGATCTTGTAGCCGAGCCGGGTGTCCGGACCGATGGTCAGGTCGACGTCGGCGATCTTGTTCCAGCTGAAGCCGCGGCCCTCGGCGGTCTGGTGACCGGCGTACCGGAAGGACTTGACGCCGGTGAAGCCGGTCCGGGCCCGCGCGTTGTAGGCACTGGTGGGACCGGAGTCCAGCCGGGACTCGACGGTCTTGCCCGGGGGCGGCAGCGGGGCGCCGTTGGACAGGTACCAGTCGGCGAGCTGGACGATGTCCTCGCCGTGGTTCAGCGTGACGTCCAGCTTGAAGAACTTGTACGCCGTCGCGCTGGTGAAGCTGTACTCCTTGGTCTGGAACCGGTTCTCGAAGCTCTGGCCGCTCCGGGTGTCCAGCGTGGTCCAGGTCGTGCCGTTGACCGAACCGGACAGGGTCCAGTTCTGCGGGTCGCGCCCCTCCGCGTCGTTGGCCGAAGTGAGCGCGTACTTGCGGATCACCACCGGCGCCGACGTCTCGTAGGTCAGCCAGCCGGCCGGCTCGAAGACCAGCCACTTGGTGAACTTGTCCCCGTCGGCGACGTTGGACGCGATCTCACCGCCGCCGGTGTTCTCGCCGTTGGCGGTCACCTTGACGACCTTGTCCATCTCGGAGCCGCCGATCCCGGTCGGCGTCGGTCCTTCGACCCCGCCGCTGCGTGGCTGCCCGTCGGGTCCGGTCTCGACCGCGTCGGTGTACCCGGGCTGCGGCTGGCCCGGCTCGAAGGAGGTGAAGAAGCTGGTACCGGTCGCGGCCGGCTGTGCTTCGGCGGCCGGGCCCGGGTCGGACGCGGCGCTCGACGATGTGGAGGACATGGCAGACATTGTCACAACAAGCCCGAGAGACGTGACGAGCCCCAGGGGGCGGCGGAGATCCATCTACGCTCCTTGCACGACGGAACCGGCGTACGGCGGTCGCCGTGTGCCGGAGGTTTACGCGGCCCCGATGACAAGGTTGTCAGCCCGCGTCGG encodes:
- a CDS encoding DUF72 domain-containing protein gives rise to the protein MRLHVGCAMWTHAPWNGRFLPHPLPSSERLEAYATWCNAVEGNTTFYATPARATVQMWADQVAPGFRFVLKLPKTITHDLRLHDAADAELRTFLHAMRPLGSRAHALWIQLPASFSPNELGSLAAFLHRAPSAFRYAVEVRHPAFFEEARWTQQLEQILGRAGAEWVPFDTVTLFETPADSYGEREAWMKKPRLPRRTRALTEFPIVRYIGRDDVSVTIKGWQYLAEQTAVWLREGRSPTVFLHTPDNVEALALARRFYDDVRALVPELAELPAPLTAPAEPPTLF
- a CDS encoding inositol-3-phosphate synthase, whose amino-acid sequence is MTSIRVAIVGVGNCASSLVQGVHYYRDAKPDERVPGLMHVQFGEYHVRDVEFVAAFDVDGKKVGLDLADAIGASENNTIKICDVPPSGVTVQRGHTLDGLGKYYRETITESDASPVDVVAALREAQVDVLVCYLPVGSEQAAKFYAQCAIDANVAFVNALPVFIAGTKEWADKFTAAGVPIIGDDIKSQIGATITHRVLAKLFEDRGVTVDRTYQLNVGGNMDFKNMLERDRLESKKISKTQSVTSQLVDDIDPRNVHIGPSDYVAWLDDRKWAFIRLEGRNFGDVPLSLEYKLEVWDSPNSAGIIIDAIRAVKIAKDRGIGGPILSASSYFMKSPPEQYADDVCRDLVEKFIKGEIER
- a CDS encoding PadR family transcriptional regulator, which translates into the protein MGNRSGVLELAVLGLLHEAPMHGYELRKRVNAQFGWGRVLSFGSLYPCLKAMLRNGLISADAGTPDAGRRQKIVYTITADGKDHFASAMHDAGPSAWEDDTFGVRFSFFGRTDPATRLRILEGRRARMEERLANFRAAMSRTAERVDTYTLELQRHGLESAEREVRWLNELIDGERSRQRTPEEHQPPVPPPN
- a CDS encoding short-chain fatty acid transporter, with protein sequence MADSHGKHAKHSTEGEGPLARTALRFTAFTEKWLPDAFGFVLVGTFLVFVFGLVTGEPLLKRPDDPAATNGFGLIDAWGLGFWSLITFTLQMAMIIIGGYAVATSGPVARLITRLARIPRSPRTAVAFVAAVAMLASYLNWAFSLIFAAILAREVARNVPKADYRALGAMAFLGLGTVWAQGLSGSAALQVASASSSPAPVQEVIREGGRASGLIPLSETIFTWQALLATLFVYVVGVAMAWFVAPGEDNAKTAEDLGIELRPLIGRGSPYNGQRDNGQRVDGAEDEKRRPGDWLEHSPLFSLLVVLLGSIYLLRYFDGKSFFNALDLNTVNLILFLLAMLLHWRPWRMARAVRDGAPAAAGVLLQFPLYGGIFGMIAYTGISARLAGWLVQASSQFFFPPLVAIYSCILGVFVPSGGSKWVIEAPYVLDAANQLKVDAGWMVVVYDLGEASANLLQPFWMLPTLAVLGLKARDIMGYTFTMFLACFPAALIAVTLLAPHVTG